A region from the Benincasa hispida cultivar B227 chromosome 10, ASM972705v1, whole genome shotgun sequence genome encodes:
- the LOC120087930 gene encoding probable flavin-containing monooxygenase 1 — protein sequence MMEPKKVAIIGAGISGLAACKFILSKGLIPIVLDARGTIGGVWNETLKSTVTQTPKHMFQFSDFPWPKSVTEDFPRCNQVLDYLKSYAEHFGLFEYIRLNTKVLSIDYEGFSDEEIEAWTHWGGSGNAFSERSKWKLNVVDARTNVPLQEVVADFVVVCTGKFGEIPNIPEFPPNEGPKAFKNGKVLHYMQYATMDFDSAMELIKDKEVAIVGFQKSALELVKECTNVNAPNKPCTLLYKTEYWNPPDTRPWGISVDLLFTSRFSELLIHKPGEGFLLYLLVILLSPLRWLLTKAVETHVKRKVNLAKHGMVPKHSLLRDISSCRYAVLPDKFYDKVNKGSIILKKAPSFSFCKEGIMIKGETKPIRSDLVILATGYRGDLKLKNIFTSSTFRDYMSFGDSAIPLYRQCIHPRIPQLAMVGFTESASNLFTTELRCRWLAEFLGGTFKLPSIKEMEKDIGDWDKCLKLYSGPSYKRGCIGMLHHCYSDQVCKDMGWNPRRRKGFFANWFIPHGPLDYASP from the exons ATGATGGAACCAAAGAAAGTGGCGATCATCGGAGCCGGAATAAGCGGACTAGCGGCTTGCAAATTCATTCTATCTAAAGGATTGATCCCAATTGTGCTCGACGCTAGAGGCACCATTGGCGGCGTTTGGAACGAGACGCTTAAGTCGACGGTTACACAGACTCCTAAACACATGTTCCAGTTCTCCGATTTCCCTTGGCCGAAATCGGTGACTGAAGACTTTCCGAGGTGTAACCAAGTTCTCGATTACCTCAAATCTTATGCCGAACATTTCGGGTTGTTCGAGTACATCAGACTCAACACCAAAGTCCTCAGTATCGACTACGAAGGCTTCTCCGATGAGGAGATTGAAGCTTGGACTCATTGGGGCGGCTCCGGCAACGCCTTTTCTGAACGGAGTAAATGGAAGCTCAATGTCGTTGACGCTCGAACTAATGTTCCGCTCCAG GAGGTTGTGGCAGATTTCGTAGTAGTCTGCACTGGAAAATTCGGCGAGATTCCAAATATCCCCGAATTTCCTCCCAATGAAGGCCCCAAAGCTTTCAAAAACGGTAAAGTTCTTCATTATATGCAATATGCCACCATGGATTTCGACAGTGCTATGGAGCTCATCAAGGACAAGGAAGTTGCCATCGTCGGTTTTCAGAAGTCCGCTTTGGAGCTTGTCAAGGAATGTACCAATGTAAATG CCCCTAACAAACCCTGCACTCTACTTTACAAAACTGAGTACTGGAACCCTCCTGATACTCGTCCCTGGGGGATTTCTGTCGATCTTCTCTTCACGAGTCGATTTTCCGAGCTTCTAATTCATAAACCTGGCGAGGGTTTCCTTCTCTATCTCCTCGTCATTCTTCTTTCCCCACTA AGATGGTTGCTCACGAAGGCCGTGGAAACCCACGTGAAGAGGAAGGTAAATTTAGCCAAACACGGGATGGTGCCGAAGCATAGCTTATTACGAGACATCAGTTCTTGTAGATATGCAGTATTGCCTGATAAATTCTATGACAAAGTGAACAAAGGaagtataattttgaagaaaGCACCCAGTTTCAGCTTCTGTAAAGAGGGTATCATGATCAAAGGAGAAACCAAACCGATTCGCTCAGATTTGGTCATTTTAGCTACTGGATACAGAGGAGATTTAAagcttaaaaatatttttacttcCTCTACATTTCGGGATTACATGAGTTTTGGCGATTCAGCAATTCCCTTGTACAG GCAATGTATTCATCCCAGAATCCCACAACTCGCTATGGTTGGATTTACAGAAAGTGCTTCAAACTTGTTCACCACAGAGTTACGATGTCGATGGTTGGCGGAGTTTCTTGGTGGCACATTCAAGCTACCAAGCATCAAGGAGATGGAGAAGGACATAGGTGACTGGGATAAGTGTCTGAAGCTTTACTCAGGCCCTTCCTACAAGCGAGGTTGCATCGGCATGCTTCATCATTGTTACAGTGATCAGGTGTGCAAGGACATGGGGTGGAACCCCAGAAGGAGAAAGGGCTTCTTTGCTAACTGGTTTATCCCTCATGGCCCTTTAGACTATGCCTCCCCTTGA